The region AAGTGCTGTGCCGGTTCCTACCACCCCTGAATTCCACTCTCCAGTCCCCACAGGACAGCCTGTTCCCCCTGAACCCATCCCTGAAGCCAATTGCAGCAGGAGGCCAAGGGCCACTAGGAAACATGGGTCTGTCACAGCTCACGTTCATGAACCCTACTCTGCACCCTCCGAACCTAACTCCTGGTCCTCAAAGAACCAGAAACGAGGGGCAGTGAGAGCAGCCAAGTCCCTTAGCACCATTCCTGAGCCGGCCTTTGCCCAGCTTCCCGAGGCACCCACTCATGCAACCCAGATCCCAAAGGGGGAGGCAGCAGATAGATCTGGCTTCACCCCAGAGCCCCAGCCTGAGGCCTCTCAAAATCGCAAGAGGCCTTTAGCTACTGCGGACTCACCTCCACTTCAAAAACGGCTCCAAAGAGGAGAAGTTCCCCAGAAGACAGCATTCcttaaggaagaagaagaaaatcctgcagCGAAGCTGAGGAAGGAAGAGGTGAGGAGAGGGCTGGAGTCACCTAGTTTGGAAAGAGCTTGGGGGCTTGGAAACTCCCGCCAAGTTCTCTCTCAATCCCAGGATGTAGTGATTCCAGGACcaggcaagagaaagagagagcagacAGACGGGGAGCCCCGGGAAATACCAAGCCGCAGCCTGCGACGGACCAAACCTATCCAAGAGTCCACGGCCCCCAAAGTAGGAGAGAAGGGCCCTGGGGCTTTGTGGGAGATGGAGATGTGGTAGGACGGGAGGAGACCCAGGGGATTTGGGAGACGGGTGCCGATGGCGCTGGTTGCCGTGAAAAGCTTAGGCTAACCCCCTTCACAGGTGCTCTTCACAGGCGTGGTGGATGCTCATGGAGAGCGGGCAGTGCTGGCCCTGGGGGGCAGTCTGGCCAGCTCAGTGGCTGAGGCTTCCCACCTGGTGACGGATCGGATCCGCCGGACAGTCAAGTTCCTGTGTGCCCTGGGGCGGGGCATCCCCATCCTCTCCCTGGACTGGCTGCACCAGGTGAGAGGCCAGGAGATGATGACAGACCCGTAGAGATAGTGACGGGAGAAGGCTGCTCACATGGGGCTCTAGAAAGCGGTGGGAGGAACGTGGGTACACGAAGACGAGGTTAGTGAAGCAGAAGGCTTAATTCTGAAAACATTTCGTGAGCTCCCTGTAAACACTAGACAGAAGAGCTGGGTGAAGGGCTGGGCTGAGCTTTGATACTGACTGTTACCGTCCTTAGTCCCGCAAGGCAGGTTGCTTCTTGCCCCCAGCTGAATATGTGGTGACTGACCCTGAGCAGGAGAAGAACTTTGGCTTCAGCCTTCGGGAGGCCCTGAGCCGGGCTCGGGAGCGAAGGCTGCTGGAGGTGAGAGGCCATCTTCTGCCCCACACTTCAGCTGTTTCCCAGCGGTCCACGGCCTCTCAGTGCATCATCTACTGTCTCCACCATTCTCTTCCTCCTAGGGCTATGAGATTCACGTGACCCCAGGAGTCCAGCCACCACCACCTCAGATGGGAGAGATCATCAGCTGCTGTGGAGGCACCGTCCTACCCAGCATGCCCCGGTTCTATAAGGTAAGGGTGGTGTGTTCAGGATCTGGTGAGGTGGCAGTTAGAGAGGTGGCTGGAATGGGAACAGGTTAGAGGGAAAATGGAGGTACAGATGGGAACACGGAGTAGTGAGAGGCTGGGGGAAGACCTCTGGTATAGAGAGGGATAGAGAAGGAAGAGGTCTGCTGACACCAAAtggacttatttttatttttgtatttacaattttttgaaatatacacAAAGGGAGAGGGAATAATGCAGCGAACCTCCATATACCAATCACTCGGATTCAATAGGTTAATTTAGATTTTGCTGCATTTGCtctatccctttttttttcctttttctttcattttctttgctgaaaATTTTAAGGGAAACTGCAAagctcattattattttttcctacataattaaaatatacatctCTAAGAAATATGTACATTTCTTACATAACCACATGCCATTATTGGTCAATAACAAAGTTAACAATTGTTTCCTGGTCACTTTGTCTTACTCCATTAATCAAATTTCTCGAgtcatctgaaaatgtctttttacagTTCAAATCAGGACTCAAACAAGGTCCATGTATCCCCACAATTGCGCTGTATCTCTTAATTTGCTTTTACTCTAGAGCATACCCCCCAACCCACCTAGCCTTTTTCCTGCCATTGACTTCCTGCAGAAACTAGGTCACTTGTCCTTTACAATGTTCCACAGTCTGGATTTTTCTGTTTGCTCCCTTGTTGTGTCACttatcttgtttttctatcttttataTTTCCTGTAAATCGTAGTTAACTTTAAAAGGTTGAACAAATTCAGGTTCAACTTTTGTGGCAAGAGTTCTTCATAGACAGTGTGTGTCATATGGCTTCCCATCAGGGGGTACTGTTTTTGTGCTGCTAAGACTGATTAGTGGGTCCCGAACCTATTTCTAGGATTCTTTTTCACCCCtgactttctgttttctctgtctttcttccaGCCTCAGAGAGTTGTGATCACATGTTCCCAGGACTTCCCTCGATGTGCCATTCCATTTCGGGTTGGGCTGCCCATCCTCTCACCTGAGTTCCTGCTCACAGGAGTACTAAAGCAGGAAGCCAAGCCAGAGGCCTTTGTCCTCTCCACTTTAGAAATGTCATCCACCTGAAAACCCCACCCCAGTATGCTTTTCCTCCCAGACCAATATATAAAGTGTTAGAAATATTTGGAGGAAAGAACTTAGGACTTTAGACAGGATTGGGGTGTACTGATCTGATTTGTCTTGGAACATGGGTGGGGCCGAAAAGACTTGTTGGTAAACAAAGACAGGGAGATTGGGAGCCACAGATTTTCTTAAATGGCCATTTAAAGTTGGCCAATCCCATGCTCAGATATCTTAAGTTGCTGCTCATATTTAGCTGGACTGATGTGCTTATTGCTCTATGGCACACACAGTATCCTGCTTCCTGTTTGGAAaccatttgtttctcttcttcttttcttactgGGATTCTTACTCATCCTGCAAAAGATAGTGGAAACAATTTTAGTGTCCAGAACTTGAAAGAATGCTTGGAGTGAGTAAATTTGAGGGTGGAGTTATGGAATGCTACTAAAATATTATCCTCTCTCCTTGCCCCATCTCGTTAGAAGCATCCTTTAGCTTTGACGTTGAGCAAatctctgcccttttttttttttctggcctgcTTTTCCAGTATTTATAAAGTTACCTTAGGCTTAACCTCtgtgataaataaatattcactatgTGCCTTACGGTGTagtacagttttattttgtaaattttagaaGTTGGTTGAttacaaggatgtagagaaattggaacccatcTACATTgctcatgggaatgtaaaatgattcaTCCACTGTGATAagcagtttgacagtttctcaaaaagttaattatagaattaccatatgacccagcaattctactcataggtatatacccaaaagaattaaaacagaTGTTCAAAtgcttgtatacaaatgttcatatcaACACtttcacaagagccaaaaaatGAAGACACcacaaatgttcatcagcagatgaatggataaacaagttgtggcatatccatacaatggaatattattcagccataaaaagggatgaggTACTAATTGTGCTGTGGTGTTTTGAGGATgcatctcaaaagcattatgctaagtaaaagaagccagacacaaaaggtcacattgTATGACTCCACCTGTAGGAAATACGCAGAATACGTAAATCCATAGCGACAGcagatggtggttgccagggctggcagggagagaaaatggggaatgaccacttaatgggtacagggttttattttggggtgaagagaaaatgctttggaactagacagaggtggtggttgcacacattatgaatgtactaaatgccactggaCTGTTCTCTTTAAAGtggttaatttcatgttatgtgaatttcacttcaatttaaaaaaatactgattagTTTTGGGCACTTTTCTGCAGGTAAGTTATACTTAAGTTTGGAAAACTTTGGTGTAGTAGAAACAGCATGATCTTTGCCAGACACTCTGCTGGCTTTTAAACATACCTAATCTCACAATATATATTAAGCATAGCCATAGTGGGTGTGGCACACAGTAGGACCCAGATGAATATTAGTCCCCTTGCACTGCTCAAAGCCTTGTACTGTGTGAAGCTGCCTGTGTCCTTGAGGTCCACTGGATTCCTTACAGCACCTGCTGTCTCTCTATCGCCCCACTTAGCACTCATATGCACACCCACTTCATGACTGGTACAATTTAAGTGCCCCAATTTAAATTTCTAGAGAAGAGAGATCTTTTCTTACACTTCCAATGAATCCTGCAGCTCATAGCACATTGTGTAATAAATGTCTCTGTCAGTCAGGATCCTAAGAGGAAATTATGGCACAGTCAAATTAGGATAATTTGGAGAGAGTTTAATGAAGTGAAAATTAGAAGTAGGCAGAGTATAGAGAAATCACAAAGAATATTGCCAGTACCCACAGCTCTGTTGTGGCCACCTGTAAACCCAAAAGGTTGAGAGGAGGGAACAGTTACATAAGAAAGGCTTCCCTCAAATGCTGTCATTTTCTTTGATGTAGTCCATTCAGGACAACTTCCTGAGGCAGAAAGGAGGATGGAGAGTGAATCAGGAGGGAAAACATAATGGTGTCTGGTACAGTATAAAATAGCACTGATTCAGAGAATGGGAATACTAAGCCTCTGGGAGGGAGAAAAAATGTAGAGCCTGTGGGATGCTGTTTGGCAATTTTGTCATCCCTGAGCCCACAGGACTAGCAGCTCCTTAATTCTTGGGAAATTTTCTTGATCTCGTTAGGCTTATGTTTCTTCTATCTATTAGCTGAGGGAATTAGCTTCATGATCTCTAAGTTCCTTACTGTGGTCATAGCTACTGTGACCAGGTCCTTAGCTACATGATCTTTAACTCTAATGGAGAAAAACCTTACTTTACTTTGATTTTTAGATGTGAATGTTAGTCTGTAGGTATTACAAACAGGTCTGTAGGAAAAATTTTGGACAGAAGATCTTAGTGCTTTCTGACTAGTAAGTGGAGTCACACTAATGAGGTTGTATAGGTAGTTAATTATCACAAGCTTGGATAAAATTAACATACTACAAAGTTTACAACTGTAATAAAGTTTTCtatcacaaatattttaacatattgttACTCTCATGGTTACAAAGTAACAGCCTTCGGCATTAATAGAACAAATCTTTCAGTGTTACAGACAAGTTCTCTCCCCTTAGCAAGTGGAGAGGCAACAACTCAACTTTATAATAAATTACAGACTAAGCGTTAATTTGTGGTAAAATAGTCACTATTTTTCATCTAACAAGCTGTAATGGGTGATTCAGAGCTTTGGGTTCTCAGCCTGGGTCAACAGTCTTCCGTTCTCTCACCGTTCATTATTAAAGTGTTAGCTGAGGCTTTGTAACCTCTGACTGCTGTTTTCTAGTCAGAGCTGTTAAAGGAAAGTGGGATCATAATGCCGTTTCTGCAAGAACTCTGCAAGAGAGGAACTGTCTTCATTTTAGACGCGAAAACTAGCCCAGCTGCGATTCAAACCACGTGACTGACTGAACAGCCGCTGCCCTTCTCACCTCTCACTTGGGATTCTAACATTCCCTTCTGTGACGCGGAGATCGCAGACCGGGAAAAGGCACTCAGGGATCGGCCCTGCAGCTCGGTGTGAGAGAGCCGCGCGCGCCGGCCGGAAACCTGGGCGTCGGCGCGCGGGAGCCCCGCCCTCCTGGGGAGGGTCCCAGGCGAGAGGCGGGGTCAGGGCGGAGCCTGCAGCCGCGGGAACCCCAAACCcgcccctttccccacccctccGTTTCTCGCCATGGCCCCTGCACTGCTCCTCGTCCCTGCTGCCCTCGCCTCTTTCATCCTGGCCTTTGGCACTGGAGTGGAGTTCGTGCGCTTTACCTCCCTTCGGCCACTTCTTGGAGGAATCTCGGAGTCTGGTGGTCCGGGTGAGCGGGAGGGACCGAGGATGAGCTCTGGGGTAGGGAGGTGGAGCCGGAGCAGagggagcgggggcggggcttGGAGACAAATGACAGGGGAAGTCCAGGAGAGGGAACTAGAACTGTGAAAGCCGCCGAGACGCTGCAGGGGAGACCAGAGGGCTAAATTAGGAACTCAGGGATTAGCGGTTTGGAGAGGCGGGAGAGTGAGGACTGAGGGGGAGAGACAGGGCGATGAGCAGAGTATTCTAAGGAAAGGCTTCGTAAAGAGGACTATGGAGAGTGTTATAAAGAGGGAGCATTTGGAGAACCGAAACAAAAAGGGCACTCCAGCCATGCCTTTCGTGACTGATCAGCATGAAtcctcctccccagctctgaAGGAGGCCTGGGGAAGAGGGAAGAAACAGGGAATAGAAAAGTGAGGTGGGCAAAGCCTAGAGAGGAAGCATTAAGGCTCTTGAAAGCATTAAGGGACATGGCCTGGGGTCCCAAGAGGAGATAAGGGTAGGGAGTTTTTCCCACAGTCTTCTTGATCTTTTGTCCCTTTCTCCAACTCCCGCTAGATGCCCGCCAGGGATGGCTGGCTGCCCTGCAGGACCAAAGCATTCTTGTCCCCCTGGCTTGGGATCTGGGGCTCCTGCTACTATTTGTGGGACAGCACAGCCTCATGGCAACTGAGACAGTGAAGTCATGGATGTCCCGGTACTTTGGGGTCCTTCAGAGGTCACTGTACGTGGCATGCACTGCCCTGGCCTTGCAGGTATGAAGCCCTGGCAGCTGAGTCCTCAAGGGAAACAGTCTGTGGGAAGGATTCCGTCGATTGGAGAGGCAAGGACCTTAGGCTTCTGATAAAACATGGGTTTAGGAGGAGAACTAAGGGTGTTCAGGACTGTAATCTCAGCTCCCATTCCTCCACAGCACATATCCTACTTTTTATCAAGAATGGTGTACTGCTTGTCATTCCCCAAGCATGATATGTGCATTCTCACCGTTGCAACTTTGTTCATGTTGTCCTGCTTGAGATTCCCTTGTTAACTCCTCTTCAGTCCTATCCTTTCTTCAAAAGCACTTCCCTAGGTCG is a window of Physeter macrocephalus isolate SW-GA chromosome 18, ASM283717v5, whole genome shotgun sequence DNA encoding:
- the NRM gene encoding nurim isoform X2, with amino-acid sequence MAPALLLVPAALASFILAFGTGVEFVRFTSLRPLLGGISESGGPDARQGWLAALQDQSILVPLAWDLGLLLLFVGQHSLMATETVKSWMSRYFGVLQRSLYVACTALALQVYYHVLGLGEPLALKSPRALRLFSHLRHPVCVELLTVLWVVPTLGTDRLLLALLLTLYLGLAHGLDQQDLRYLRAQLQRKLHLLSRPQDGEAE